The DNA region AAAAAAAGAATCAGAAACATTTGTTTTTGAAAATGTTTTATCTGAGCCAATTCCTTCAGTATTAAGAGAATTTTCAGCGCCTGTTAAATTAAAAGAATGCTATTCAGAAGAAGATCTTATTTTTTTACTCGCAAATGATAAAGATTTTTTTAATAAATGGGATGCGTCCCAAAGGATTATTTTTAACTCAATAAAAAATGGTGTTGACTGTATAAAGGATTATCAACCCCTTTCAATCGAACAATCTCTGATTGAAGCCTTCAGAAAAATTTTAGTTAGTCCATCAATAGATAAGCTATTACTTGTTCAAATATTTAGTCTTCCTTTAGAAAATGAGCTTGCGAATTTGTTTGATGAAATTGATCCTGACAGAATTCATGAAGCTCGAAATTTTTTAGTTAAAGAATTCGCTGTTAAACTTTATGATGAATTTGTAGCAATTTATGAGCAAAACAAAGATGAAGGAGAATACACCATTGATACACCTTCAATTACAAAGCGAAAATTAAAAAATTTGTCTTTATTTTATCTTTCTAAAATAGAAAGCAAAGAATCAATAGATTTAATATTTGAATGTTTTAAGAAAGCAAGTAATATGACAGATGAAATTTCTGCCCTTAGAATACTTTCAAATATGGATGTTGAGGAAAAAGCCATTGCTCTTGATATGTTCTATAAAAAATGGAATCATATTCCTTTAATTCTTGATAAATGGTTTGCTGTTCAGGCGTTATCGGATCTTCCATCTTCACTAACGAATGTTTATAGTCTATTAAAACATAACGATTTTTCATATAAAATTCCGAATAAAGTTAGAGCTCTAATAGGAAGTTTTTGCAGTGAAAACGTTTGGAATTTTCATAGATTAGACGGAGAAGGCTATAAATTCCTTAGGGATCAGGTTTTAATCTTGGATAAAATAAATCCACAAATTACAGCGAGACTTGTAACTCCATTTAATGCTTGGAAAAAATACGATAAAAACCGCCAAATTATGATGAAAGATAATCTTGAAATAATTTATAATACTAATGGACTTTCAAAGGACGTTTATGAAATTGTTTCAAAAGCGTTGGTTTAGAATAAAATTTTAATAAGAGCCTATTTTCTATTATCGTTCCCACTTTTCAGTGGGAACTTAAGTTTTGACTCTTTAATAAAAATGTTTTAAACCAATTTATAGTTTCATCTATAAACCGTCTTTGTTGCTCAATGTTGCTAATAACATGGTCACCTTTTTCAAAAATAATAATTTTTTTTGGTTTTTTTGCCTTGTTATATATTTCTAAGGCATTTTCACATGGAACAACTTCATCATGTTCCCCGTGAAACATTAAGATTTCTTTAAGGTTAGAAATTCTGTCAGATATATCAAATTTAAGGGCGTTAGAATAAAAATCAGGAATAAGATTCTTACCTTCTTCTGATTGTTTTAATTTCTCTACAATTTGCTCGCTTCTAATTGGAGCTGCAAGCGTTACAATTGGTGAAATATTTAGTTTTGATGCCGCTAAAATACATACCGCTCCGCCCATGCTGCTTCCAAAAAAACCTATTTTATTTGATAAACCTTCTTTTTGTAAAACATCTACAGCGTTTATGATATCATTACATCTGCCTTGAAGGGATGTGTCTTTTTCAAAAATCCCTTCGCTTTCACCGCAACCTCTATGGTCAAACCTAAAAAAAGCTATTCCGTTTTCATTACATAGTTGCGCGAGTTCAATTTGTTTAGGGGAATTAGAACTGCTTGACAGTCCATGACTGCCTATCACAACAGGAGGATTTTTTTTATTAGGAATATGAATAACTCCTTTTAAAATAAAACCGTCTGATAAAAAAGATATTATTTTTTTCATTGTTCCTTTAATTTTTTAATTTCAAAAAGATAGCCAAGAGATCTTATGCTTTTAAAATAAATAGGTTTTTTAGGGTTGTCTTCAAAATATTTTCTAAATCGTACTATGAAGTTATCAATTGTCCGTGTAGTTGTACCTTTTGCATATCCCCATCCTATTTGCAATAATTTTTTACGTGAAAGGGGAACTCCTATATTTGATATTAAAAGCTTAAGAAGTTTAATTTCCTGGGAAGTCAGAGTTATAATACCTTGTTTGCAATGAGCTACTGATTTTTGAAAATCAATAATATTACTACCAAAAGAAAAGGTTGAGAATTCATCTGAGATTTCACTTAAATCAATGGATTCATTTTCTGACCATGAGCTTCGGATTAGAAGCCTATCTACCCTCAAAAGAAACTCATCAAGATTAAAAGGCTTTACCATATAATCATCTGCACCATAAGTAAACCCTTTTATTTTATCTTCATCCTCACCTTTTGCTGTAAGTATTAATATAGGAATTTTTTCATCTTCAAGACGTATGCTACGTAAAACAGATATTCCATCAAGGGCTGGAAGCATTATATCTAAT from Desulfobacterales bacterium includes:
- a CDS encoding alpha/beta fold hydrolase, whose product is MKKIISFLSDGFILKGVIHIPNKKNPPVVIGSHGLSSSSNSPKQIELAQLCNENGIAFFRFDHRGCGESEGIFEKDTSLQGRCNDIINAVDVLQKEGLSNKIGFFGSSMGGAVCILAASKLNISPIVTLAAPIRSEQIVEKLKQSEEGKNLIPDFYSNALKFDISDRISNLKEILMFHGEHDEVVPCENALEIYNKAKKPKKIIIFEKGDHVISNIEQQRRFIDETINWFKTFLLKSQNLSSH
- a CDS encoding response regulator transcription factor; amino-acid sequence: MENDIKKIILVVEDDTHIAEGLRLNLTLQNYDVITAEDGTSGLNKWRTYSPDLIILDIMLPALDGISVLRSIRLEDEKIPILILTAKGEDEDKIKGFTYGADDYMVKPFNLDEFLLRVDRLLIRSSWSENESIDLSEISDEFSTFSFGSNIIDFQKSVAHCKQGIITLTSQEIKLLKLLISNIGVPLSRKKLLQIGWGYAKGTTTRTIDNFIVRFRKYFEDNPKKPIYFKSIRSLGYLFEIKKLKEQ